The genome window CGTAGTCATAATCGTCGTACCTGCAGACCCACACCACAAGTGTCACATGTCATGCAAACATGAATGCTATCCAAGCGGGGCCTTTGCAGCAAATCCCAAGCGTTGAATCATAGGACTAACCTGGCTGCAATGCATGTGATCACGATAGCATCTTACTTTACAAGAACTCAAACTATGTACCCAGTGTTCATACGATTTGTGCTGGTGCCTGTgtatgtatacgtgtgtgtgtgtgtgtgtgtgtttgtgtgcagacCAATAGAATGACCTCACCTAATTCCCAACATGCAGTGGATGTAGTTCCAGATGGCTCTCTTCAGGTCAGGCCCGTGGGATGAGGGGAGCGCCGTGACGCTGCGGAAACGGTCGTCCAGCAGGTGCCCGATGTCCGAGTACAGCCGGTTGACCAGGGAGAAGCCGTGGTCCTCCCAGGAGTAGTCCTGCCCAGACAGACCGCACAAACAAACCTGAAATACTGGCATGTTTCCTGTAACACCTCAGCTAACTATATGCCCAAAGACATACGATGCAGCATATGCTACTCACATTCTACAAAAGGTGATTTATTACTTTACTGATATGGACGCTGGTCACCTCCTAGGGAGGGCGTCACGTATTCCAACATGAATGTAAACCATGTCCTTACCTGCACCCGGAATACTTGGAAGTGGTCTTCCTCCCTGCGGGCAAACTCCTGGTAGCCGAACTCGGGGTCTGTTATGAAACGAGAGGGGTCTGCTGAGTAGAtcatctcctcctcatcttccacaTCTGAGAGGAAACAGTGAGAGAGGATAAATAAATATAGTCGATCTGTCACTCAACGTTCacgccagtggaggctggtgggagcagCAATAAgcggacgggctcattgtaaaggctggaatggaatcaacggaacggagtcaaacatgtggtttacATATTTGTTATAccgttccattgactccattccagcaaTTACAAaaagcctgtcctcctatagctcctcccactagCCTCCACTGGTTCACACATGAGGATAAGTTTAGCCCTCGCCGCTTCACAATGTCAGGTGTGAATGTGAAAGTGAGCGGGgacagctgagtgtgtgtgtgcgtgtacctgTGTGCTGGATTGTCTGGGTGTGTAGGacacactcccccctcctctctttctcctcctgggATTTCTGGATCCTCTCTTTCAGACACACCATCTCACAACTGGAGTCCAGAGACTGCCAAGACAGATGAAATGATAAAAGACGTGAAGTTGAACATGAAACAATCGGTTGTGGAATAGCGCCGATGTCATACTCAGTCTGATACAGCACACAACCCTTACCCGTTGTCGTGTGGTGTGCTCTGAGGGTGTGGTGAGAGGCGGAGGCGCGCTGACATTGCCGTTGGCAGCGTCACAGAGGCAGTAGCCCGGGGGGGTGCCGTTGGGGGCTATGTGGAGGGGGACGGGGTCGGCGTCGGTGCCAGAGCCAAACACAAAGCTAGAGAGGGAGTGGCAGTGGGCCAGCAGCACCACAGCCTGAACCAGCTCAGCCAGAGACCAGCACTGCTCCCCCGTCTTCAGCAATGCCTGGTGGGGGAAAGACACAGCAGAGAGTGGGCCTTATGGTGGAGATTAGACAGGGGTGGAGAACTCTACTGATCAGGGATATGACCTTCTAAACcagcggttcccaaacttttttcaCTCAGGTCCCCCTTCcaacattggggaacatcccgctGTTCACACCCCCCCTTGGTGGAAAGAACATTTTGCAGGGTTaaagtacatttcctgcaattatacacattttgtcatggggtgtagagaaaatgttgccgttaAAAGCTCATTGTCTTGCAATTCTATACGTTTGGCCAtatctaatgtgtattcatgtgatattacTACAAcatctatgggctaaaaaacattagctgacatgggctagttgatcagCAAGTTATAAAAAGCTCTATAAGGTCTGAaatgacaagaggaaaactgatgatgcactacccaatttcaaaattgcaccttgtgcattctaccattacaactttcaagagtaaacTGATCCGGACTGAGTTCCTTACAAAAAGGGGGAACCACTGTTCTAAACCGCAAAGATAAGAATGAATCAAAATCCAAATTTAGGCATCAAAACATTAGTTTTTGGCACATTTTATAAGAGCCCATAACTTTTTCAAGGAGCTGGTTCTTGTGGTACCTGTATGTGTGAGCGGGCGGTGAGCCAGGGTTGGTGGGCCAGAACCTTGTTGAGTTGGTCAAGGTGTTGCAGGCGAGGGGGGACGGCCTCCAGCCCCTGTAGCCACAGCGGGTCCCCCCCCACCCTGAGAAACTGGGCCGAGTGCAGAGACACCAGGTAGCCACAGTGATGCTGCGCTGCAgcctgggagagatggagggagggacagagacacacacttcaATACAAGTAGGCTTGACTCCAGGATGTTGACCACATTTGGGTCAATGTGCGTGGGTGGGTTGTGGCGAGTTTGTGTCTGTGTAAATGTTTATGTACATGAAAGTGGGGTCAGTGCAAGTGTATGCAACTGTGCATGGGTGATTGGCGCAAATACAAGAGGCATTTCTGTGCATCATGCAGTGCGCGTGTGTCCAGTGGCCTCACCATAATGGCGATGTAGTGGCGGTACTGCAGGGGCAGGGGGCCGTCCATGTGGAGGATGTAGTGCTGGGTGCGGAGGAAGCTCTCCAGGTACTGGGGGTGAGAGGCCATCTGCTGGGACACGGCGTCCACACCCCCCCTGCTGGCCAGAGCCTTCATGCACCGCAGCGACACCCGCTCCTTCTCAGCGTTCACCTTCGTCACCTGGACAGgaccagaggaagaggagggtgagaCAGGTGGCAGAGACAATATGCCACTGACAATGCACACAGCAACTGCCAACTAGGTCTATGCAATGATTCATCCCAGGTGAAAATCAatgttttataacaaaaaaatggGGAATAAATTAAATGCCAGTTTTTCCACAAGCCTTATTTAGTGAGGATTGCTTATGGTGGCAGGCATGCTGACAGATAGCCTCAGTTTTGATGGTCCTGTGGTGTCAGCCTACAGTGAGATCGGTATGTGAATTGCAGGCAGGTCAGGACTGTGGGTTTTGAACCAACCGTTGACAGGAGCCTTCTTATAACCGCAGCAAAGATATTGTACCACTAGACATTCCTCACAATATTCCCCTGCAAAACACAAACAAGGCCGCTCTGCACACTTTTCAGGCAGAGAGACTTGCTGGTAGAGAAAAGAGCTCAGCATCCCACACATTCACAGTACCAGAGAGGATcaaccaaaagacaaaacagatacattttattttatttatttcacctttatttaaccaggtaggcaagttgagaacaagttctcatttacaattgcgacctggccaagataaagcaaagcagttcgacacaaacaacaacacagagttacacatggagtaaaacaaacatacagtcaataatacagtagaaaaataagtctatatacaatgtgagcaagtgaggtgagataagggaggtgaaggcaacaaaaaaaagccatggtggcaaagtaaatacaatatagcaagtaaaacactggaatggttgatttgcagtggaagaatgtgcaaagtagagatagaaataatggggtgcaaaatcAATAGTCATAGGAGGATGCAATGAGACTACCCTGAATTAACTGCTCAAAGTCCTCCACTTTACTATGATAAAATGAGTAGAGCAGATACATGTAGAGGAACTTGGGTGTATGGGGGATTGTGAGGCTGGAACTGAATGAGGCCTCATTGAGGGAAGAACCACAGTAAAGAAGGAGGAAAGTCCAAACCGACAGGGAGAGTCtggcaggggaggaggagagtcACAGGCCAAGAGAAACATGGACTCAGAGAGACTGGTCTTATAAAGGCTAAAGGGATTTAttacctctctcactctcatacAACGGCTTCTAGGAAAAGGTGTTGGCACCGGGCTGGAGAGAGCGGGTCTTGACTCGGTTCCACAGTGTGTGAAATGTGAGAGGCCAGGGCAGCTTACATAGGGTCCAAGTGGCTAAGCAGCCTCTGCTGGCAGAGCCTGGTGTTCTCAGTTAtggctagggctgttgcggtgaacttattaccgccacaccggcggtcacgagtgatgaaggcagtcaaattccacatgaccattTAAGTCGAGGTAATTAGGcttcaagctctgatgctgctgatggtcattagtagcctactaaacttgctaactgcctggtactcagcactctattgtccctctaatcactgtGATATCAATGCAAATGTCTTCGAAAATCTAATCAGACCCTTcacgagagcccatgagctcaagttgcgcaacatttctataggctatgcaaatgctggagaaaacagagtgatggccactATTAAAAATAtaaggatcccatcagctttctataggttaggcctactatatttatttctcaacttccctaatattaagcacattgcttctttACAAcaaggagtatagcctacctggctggcatgaaaataaaccgtTCTCAAAAGCgttctccattcgctatttaagtgcatagatgacatgtattttttcctgcTGCCCCCgttttcgatacaggtgcatgataatggtccattctaaatcaaaacgttacacattatttagtatatgtaaagataagattaaatcaagaaaagtgtgatgggtgacaatattagcttatcacttgtgaatgaaaTATTATCCCCTGTGAATGACGCCCAGCATAAGATACAATGTGACTTTTTGGAATcctagtcgcacacctcatgtagcctagcccataggcatATATgctttgataaggtttgtattacAACTAAAgtagccaaataacttcttaaaattaagtacattaatccgctttacaaagGGTGTAGAGTCTAACTGGCATATATAAGCAGCACGTgactttcaagtttggggaagatcattttcaccataaaaaatgaccctttataataaaagcattacatgcataatcgcatttgcggtcacttttgataatggtgttttccactaatggaacatttgcacttatagcctactaccatgtatgcattgctgcgcttataatgtgaagaaatagccattttaagctaaacattctgatttgttgcgtcagccacattgcataaaacatgttttgatgctagtggttgtattcatttgggatctatcacatcccacaactgtcctggactatgtttggaatatttatttctcacacagaacAGGTCAACTaatgtactatgggggatagtagattgacataggctagtgcttttgctgtttgttaggcctactcatcttgacgaaaagtaaatgtgaacAGTTCTTCCAACACGCACCTCTgaagagccatgtgagtgagagggctTCCAATTGCACAGCACAcccagggagaagggcacaacgcagcactccaGGCCGCAAAGGGCATGGATTtctttagggtgcattacggccacaaaggggatgccacaGTGAAATTCAAGGCAtcatcaagtgcttgtcaaattgtgaatgagactaTTGGAGTGTGTACAAAAGCAGAGCTCATGACTTTATAATCtaatcatgcagccttacaatgtaaaaaaaatataaacacatagGCCAACTTTTGTATAACAATTAAAGTTACATTAACTCTTAATTAAGCATACAGGAGTACCCATTTCTTTGTTCACCGCTCAaaacagaatagccgcatgtgcgcactccctcaaatcgtttggagacaatatttatatattttattcagTCTTGTTCAAATTGAATTCTTCATATtctaaaataatgccacggaattataagcaaatcttgtctgctaaatgaactagtgtaacccacagccatttggcataacCACATCAGGACAACTCAAGAGTACGCTATCCTTTTCATCTGAAattgactacattttcttcatatcatgcttctttagacctgtctaaaataaatcatggatttattgttaaggtgtaggctatattacattgactttttttaaatggcttgtaggctatatgtggaagccaggagatccTAAATTTGTtttggtcaattaccgtgagaccgacagttatctGCTTGACAATCCCCGGCGGAcaatttcgtgaccgccacagccacTAGTTATggctcccctcatcccctccccaAAGGTATATCTATATCAGCGGGTGTGTGGCAGCGATGGTGATTTGCGATGGTCGTTATGTAGCTCTAACACCTCACGTAATAGCTCCGTGGCATTTAGCCGCATGTTAGCATACCTCACTGGCTTCTCTGTGGCTCATAAAAACGCTTCACTTCACACCTTACCCAGCAGGTGGCGCTGCTCTTCCTCCAACATTAGGCACAAAGACTATCCAATATTAAAATGAACACACATCTCCAACATTTTGGTGGATGTCAAGAAGGGGAACAGGATAGGCCTAGGGGGTTTAACCACTCAGCTGACAGCCCATGGCATTCATTGCCTCAATGATTAAATGTGACATTTTATTTCTATGGCCTTCCAATACACGAGTCCTCATTCACAATGACTTGAGTTATTTTTAAAATCACCATGCAACAGCCATTGACTGCAATGTGTCAATCTCATGGTAGTCCTATATAGAGCATGCATGGTCAGGTGTGGCCTTTGAAGAGAGAAAAACATGTAAGTGGTTCAGTGACAGAGACTGCAGCAAACAGGAGAGAAAGCTCTTGACATGCAGACTTGGATCCTGACCCACTTGCCTACTTTCAAGGAACGCGGGAGCTCAACTCTACGACATGGGCCTCATTGGTCTAGCATCAAGGTCTTTGACACACTGGCGTACGTCACTCACACAACCCTACATGTATGCCCCCACAACTCTGTGCCTGCTGATTTGTGGCCCCACATTTTCCATGTTGGAGAGCAATCAAAGTCCCACTCTCCAGGAACTCGGTCTAACCAAGTCTCCATGGGTATTTTGAGGAACTTTCTGGGAATCAAGTTCCATACAAGCGAATTAAACACAAGTTAAAATTTCAGTCAGGGCTCAGTCAGGCTTTAAAGGCTGTATCATAAACATCCTGCTGTGGCCATGACACCACATTATTAGTGTGTGTTATTAACGTGTCAGACCGATGCGTTAAAGCTGTAATGCCAACGCTCAGGACCAGTCAGccagatggaaccctattcccaacCAGGATGCTACGAGCCTCAGAGGTCATGTCCCACTCGCCCTGTAAATATATCACAGTTCATCAGGGCCCGATAACCAAGCCTGATGAAAAACAGGCTCACAGTGGCAGTAAAGACAAATGTGTTCAGCACCTCTCAACAGGCCAGTCACCATTTACCTGATAGCGCTGTAGGGAAACAGAATcaagcatgctagcagataccatagacctccagtcattgtgctaacgctagttaacgttggcttgcaaaactacctttaacttccttcatactagacagagacataaacatggtatccacaacttaatctgactctggggaagaagataaagggcctcattgccaaaatccataAGTATCCCTTTAAGTTACAGTATGAGAGAACCTGTATGGAAGGTGTCAGTGGCACACATACAGGTAGGGTGAGTGACCTGCTTCAGAAGACATGGAACTAGTCATTCTGTTCACCGTTGTTGGAATTTTGCAATTGTTCACTAATAATTCAAACCAGACAAGAAAAAGTCAGACACTTTAAACTATCACAACGGCATACATTTTCTATACGGTACAATTAGTCTCCCCAGACATCTTGACATGCTCAAATAGGGAAATTAATCTCCAACATGTTCCATTATAAGAAGTAGTCTAGTCAAACTAAAACAGGAACCAACATCCTTTCATCAGTCCCAGGCAGGAAATGACAATGAGTCGCACATCAATTCTGCTGACTCTTAACACAATTGTATTTGTGTACGTATAGCCCAACTAACAAGTGGCACAAAATAAAAAAACGTAGCTAATGTACAAACtacaataaaaataataatataaacgcaacatttaaagtgctggtcccatgtttcatgagttgaaataaaaaaatcccagcaaagcttatttctctcattttgtgcacaaatttgtttacatccctgttagtgagcattttatcctttgtcaagataatccagccACCAGAGGGGTGTGGCATGCTAAGAAGTTGTTTAAAACGgaatgctcattacacaggtgcaccttgtgctgggggacaataaaaggtcactctaaaatgtgctgttttgtcacatACCATAGATGTCTCgagttgagggagagtgcaattggcatgctgactgctgaaatgtccaccagagcagttgccagagaattgaatgttaatgaatctaccataagcagcctccaacgtcgttttagagaatttggcagtacgtccaacctgcctcacaaccgcagaccacgtgtaaccacggcaGCCCAGGAGCTCTACAtctagcttcttcacctgcgggatcgtcagaTTGGGAGGGTCGagtatgtctgtaataaagacttTTTGTtgagaaaaactcattctgattagctgggcctggcttcccagtgggtgggcctggctcccaagtgagtGGACCTATTCCCTCCCAGACccaccctgcccagtcatgtgaaatccatagaatagcctaattcatttattccaatcaactgatttccttacatgaactgtaactctgcaaaatctttgaaattgttgcatgttgcggttatatttttgttcagtataaatgagTAACAACTAATGAAATCAACTGAAAGGGCCTCTAGGTCAATTGCTATAAGCTAATCAAGGAAattaacacatacagttgaagtcggaagtttacatacacttaggttggagtcattaaaactcgtttttcaaccacaccacaaatttcttgttaacaaactatagttttggcaag of Salvelinus alpinus chromosome 4, SLU_Salpinus.1, whole genome shotgun sequence contains these proteins:
- the LOC139574283 gene encoding sestrin-3-like gives rise to the protein MIIFMKEMDYPLRNQCQRVQNQVTKVNAEKERVSLRCMKALASRGGVDAVSQQMASHPQYLESFLRTQHYILHMDGPLPLQYRHYIAIMAAAQHHCGYLVSLHSAQFLRVGGDPLWLQGLEAVPPRLQHLDQLNKVLAHQPWLTARSHIQALLKTGEQCWSLAELVQAVVLLAHCHSLSSFVFGSGTDADPVPLHIAPNGTPPGYCLCDAANGNVSAPPPLTTPSEHTTRQRSLDSSCEMVCLKERIQKSQEEKERRGECVLHTQTIQHTDVEDEEEMIYSADPSRFITDPEFGYQEFARREEDHFQVFRVQDYSWEDHGFSLVNRLYSDIGHLLDDRFRSVTALPSSHGPDLKRAIWNYIHCMLGIRYDDYDYGEVNQLLEREMKLYIKSVACYPDATKTPLCPLPWAPLKPSERIHVNLLIMEARLQAELLYALRAITQYMIA